GGGGGTGGTTACGATTGGAATGGCACCAACAACCTCAACGCCAGCGGGCATACGCGGCTCAACCCCGCGTTTAAAGAGCTCCTAGTTGAGGTCGATGCGATGGCCGGGATCGCCCACCTTCCCACTGATATCAGGTCCTGGATGAACACCGTTTCTTGGGGCATGAGTCAGGCGGTCGACGGTGCAGGTATCCGTATGTTTTACGTTCTCGATGACCTCGCGACCACATTTTCAACTCTACCAAGTCCTGCAAGTCTTGTGGCTTACGATCAGGCGAACGCGAACGCTGACATGCCATATCCTACGTTCAGACACCTTCAACTGGTTTCGCGATTCGGATTCACGCCCCAGGGGGGGCTTTCCACCCGTGTAGAGGGCTCGAATTACGCGGTAGATTTCGGGTTCGATTTTGCGAACTACTATAGCATTTCCACTGATATATCGGCCGCGGCGTTCATCAGCCATGAGCTGGCGCACATCATAACGTATAACGGAGGCAATGATGGGGCCGGCCATTTCAACGATCCCAACGGCGATGGGACGTCCGCTGATGCAGACGATCAAACTCGTGTCAACTGGAATTATTTTTATAACTACCCATCCAGACTGCTTACTGTAGAAATGAATTCCGCGTCAACGTCGATCACGCTGGATAGCACCGCAGGCCTGACAACGGCAGGACTTATTCGAATCGGCGGATTTGCTGGAGAGCTGATTGCCTACACGGGCATTGTCGGAAATACATTAATTGGATTGACTCGGGGATTTGATGGCACGCCGATTGCGAATTCTTCCGCCGTAGGGACTGCTGTCACACCAGCGTATTACGCCATGGACATGAGAAGGATTCGTTACGGGTACGGTACCGTGCGATTTATCGACGTCAGGTGAAACCAGGACATCTCGCGTGTTGGCAACGATCGCATTCGCTCTCGCTTGTTCCACCCAGGCCTGGAGTGTCCAAGATCCGGTCGAGGGGCCGCGATTCTTCGACGTCCGAGTCCACCTCGACGAGCCGGTTTACCCACTGGGCTCGCCGACTTTCGTCAACCTCGAGCTCGTCAATGTTCTGAGAGAGATGAATTATCTGAAGCTGGATCACCTCGGGTTGCCGTCGCCCCTCGAATATCGGTTGACAGCCCCGGACGGTCGCCGATCGGACGCACAGAACTTGGACCGGGACCCCAATTGGATCATCGACGGTCCGCCTATTCCCCATAAATTGTCCGAGCTTTACCCCATCAAACCCGGAGATAGCGTAACACTTCGCTATGACCTCGCCCGGTTCTTCAGAATTCAACGGCCCGGAACCTATCACCTTGAAGTCGCCGAGCCGGGACGCCCTGCGATCTGCCGAGTCGATTTCGACGTCGTGGGGCTTGAAATCCTACAGGCAATCAAGATCAATGAACTATGCGAGCTGCCGCTCAGCTTATTCGAGAAGAATAATGTCTATACTGCACCTATCGAGTGTCATCTCGAGATCGGAAAGGTCCCAGTTCGCGAAGGCGGGCCGTGGTTCGCTGTGATCTCAGACGTCATGATCACGGGGCGGAACGTCGCTCGCGTGGCTCCTCCACTCGTCGTACCTCCCAAGACCCGCGTCGCGGCAAGTGCGATCGACGTCCGAGGTCAGCTCTGGATGGTCTTGGTGGCCGAGGACGCCAGTACCCTGATGATCTGGGATCTGAAGGAAGGTCGTCGGCGGAGAGCGATCCCGTGGGGAAAGTATGTGATCGAGTTGGGATCGACGCCGATTCGCCCGTTTTCGAAGGGGAAGGTCGTTATCGCCGGTGTGCCGGGGCAGCCTAAGCTGAGCACGCAACTTGACGCGCAGATCGACCAGCGTTAGACATCACGCATGCGGAGTGCGAGGCCCAGACCTCCTGAACGACCAGCAGGCGGTCGGAGCGGGCCCGCATGCGTTGCAGGCCCTTGAGCGAGCTGATGGGCCGCTCGACGATCCAGCGGACCACGCCCAAGCCGCTGCCGTGCGGCGTCCTCCAAGCCATAGGGGCTCGATCCCCATCCACTGCAGCAGGTCCCGGGCCCCTTCGAGTCGTAGCCCCGGTTGGCCAACAGGTCGTCGGGCAGCTCCTTCGGCCGGCCCGGCTTGCCGCCGACCTTGGGATAGTCGAGGACCAGGGGGATGATGTGGCGATGGTCCAAGGCGTTCGCCCCGGCGGTCCGGATCCTCACGCTGTCGACCACGACCGTGTCGGCGTCAAGTTTGCCGGCCCGCTTCAACCCCCCGAGCAGGCCATCGCGGCCGGCACGTCCTCCCAGCGCCAGTTAGTCGCCAAGAGGAACCAGATCACCCGCAATACCTTGCGGTGCGCGATCGGCGGCCGTCCCCCATCGCGGCCGACCGGACGCTCCGGCGGCGAGGGGGATGAAAAGGGGCCACTCTTAAATACGCCGGGCAATTAGGGGGGGATGAAAAGGGGGGATGAAAAGGGGCCACTCTTAAATACGCCGGGCAATTAGGAAATCTAGGATTTTTTTGCCAACTGCTGCGATGGCAACGGCCATGTGGTCCTGACCACTACGCCGACCGGACCACCGCCTCCGCCGCCTGCGACGCCTTCAGTCGGCTCCAGCCAGCGACCAACTCAACGGCCACGTCGACGCTCCCGAGGATTGCATAGACGCCAAGGCGGTCTTCGCCCCCGTCATCGACGCCCTACGACGGCAATGGCCGTCTCTTCAAACGCCGGTAGTCCACGCGTCTGAATCACGGGCGTAATTCTTGTCGACGACGGGTCACGCCCGTCGCCGCGACGTTGCGCTTGGCGTTCGACCGCCGACGCCGGCGGAAATCATGTCGCCACGCGTGCGTTCGTGCTACATTTGTGTCGGTGGTACATAGCACCCGGCCGATCGGGACGACGTCCGAGCCGACTGCGGCGAGACCCCACGTCGCGATCCTCGAGTCGGCGGAAAATGGAGAGCACACCGGGATGCCCGCCGAGACCAAACAAGCGCGAGTCCGCCGCCTTTCGCACCTGCTCGAGCGCGACCACTCCCTCAACGGCGGCATCCTCTTCGGGCTCGACGGATACGTCGTGGAAATCCAGGCGAGGGCGATGTCGGTCTTGAACGCCCCGACCCCTTGGCGATTGGCCACGGGGATCACCGGCATGGCGTCCGGCACCGTCCGCGAGGCGCTCGATCGGATCGCGGGCGCCTTCCGCAAATGCCGCATCCCCGATCCCGACGTCGAGATCCTCATCAACCTGACGCCGGCCACCCTGGAGAAGGACGGCTCGTGGCTCGACCTGCCGCTGGCCGTCATCATGCTCCAGGCCGCGGGCATGCTGCCTGACCTGCCCGAGCATCGCGAGGGGGACTTCGTCCTGCTCGGCGAGCTCGGCATCCACGGCGAGATTCGCCGCGTCCCCGGGCCCTCTCGATCGCCTACTGCGCCCGGCCCGGACAGAAGCTGATCGTCCCGGCCGGCAACGAGAAGGAATGCGCCCTCATCCTCGCCAAGCCGGGCCACGAAGGCTGCGGGATCTACCCGGTCGCGCTCCTGGAGGACGTCGTCGCGTATTTCCGAGGCGAGCGGAAGCTGGATAACGCCCTCAAGGCGGGGATCTCGTTCGACTCGTTCATCGAGCGAGCCCCGGATTTCGGCTTGATCCGGGGTCAGGCGAAATCCAAGGAGGCGGCCTGCATCGCGGCCGCCGGAGGGCACAACCTCCTGCTGATCGGCCCCCCGGGCGAAGGCAAATCGCTGATGGCCAGCGCCCTGCCGGGCATCCTGCCACGCCTCAGCGACGAAGAGAAGGTCCAGCTCACGAGGATCTATTCCGCCTATGGGGCGCTCGAAAAAGACGGTGTCGCCGTGACGCGTCGACCCATGCGGACGATCCATCACACGGCGTCCCGCCAATCCGTCGTCGGGGGCGGTTCCCGGATACCGCGGCCCGGCGAGATCACGCTCAGCCATCTCGGGGTCTTGTTCCTGGACGAGATCGCCGAGTTCTCCACGTCGACGCTCGAGGCGCTTCGCCAGCCCATGGAGAGCGGCGAGATCCAGATCTCCCGGGTCGGGGCGACGCTGTCGTACCCGGCCCGGTTCACGTTGGTGGCGGCCATGAACCCCTGCCCTTGCGGGTATTACGGCACGGACCTGTGCCGCTGCAAGAACGTGGACGTTCGGAAGTATCAACGCAAGCTCAGCGGACCGATCCTGGATCGCATCGACCTCCAGGTCGAGCTCAGCCGCCTCTCGACCGACGAGCGATTCGCCGAGACGAAGGAGGAATCGCCGCGGCTGCGTGCGCTCGTCGAGCGGGCCAGGGAACGTCAACGCAAACGGTTCGCCGGCCTGCCGATCCCGCACAACGCCGCAATGCCGGGCGGCCGCGTCCTCGAGTATTGCAACTTCGGCGAGGATGCGAGGGCGTCGCTGCGTTCGATCGTGGACCGCAACGTCCTCTCGACGCGCTCGATGGACCGGCTCTGCAAGGTCGCCCGGACCGTGGCGGACCTTAAGGACTGCGAGCAGGTCGAACCCGCCCATCTGGAGAAGGCGGCCGAATTCGTCGTCGGCGGAATGCTGCGGGAAGCGTTGTGAGTCCAGGAGCCCCATCGGACGTCGGCGAATCGTGCTTCCGATAAAGGCAGCTCTGGATCACCAGCTAATAAAGCCCTGGGCACACCGCACATCCTTTATAATCATTTTATGTTCAATTAGTCAAAACTGAGCGCCATTATTTAACCCAGGCCCAAGGGCTCAAGCCAGCCCCTTTTCAACCCTGAGAGCCAACCCGTCCGACCGTCCGATCTTGGGTGTTATGATCGCCAATGTGAAAACTAGCCGGCACTGAAGGCCACGCCTCTTGAAGGCCTCGCCGACCGTCGGATAACCGGCCTTTATGTTGCGCTCGCGCCGAGGCCGTCGGCGATCGGCTTCCGAGATCTCTCTGAGATGAGATCGCCTCGTTCGCCCGGCTCTCGTTCATCGACGAACCAGTTCAAACAAACGGAGGGCAGGGGAATTTTGCAGGCGAGCCGCCTGAAAGGATGCGGTCTCGACGGCCGGGTCTTGCCGGGAGGTCGCCGCGCTCGGAACTTGGATCGACGCGTCATCACCATCGGCCCGCGATCCGGAGGCGTCCGCGATGGAGAACCTCGACCTGGAGGCCCTGGATCTGGACCGGGGCGTGCTCGTGGAATCGAGCGGAGGCGACG
This genomic window from Paludisphaera rhizosphaerae contains:
- a CDS encoding magnesium chelatase domain-containing protein — encoded protein: MPAETKQARVRRLSHLLERDHSLNGGILFGLDGYVVEIQARAMSVLNAPTPWRLATGITGMASGTVREALDRIAGAFRKCRIPDPDVEILINLTPATLEKDGSWLDLPLAVIMLQAAGMLPDLPEHREGDFVLLGELGIHGEIRRVPGPSRSPTAPGPDRS
- a CDS encoding YifB family Mg chelatase-like AAA ATPase, which gives rise to MERAPDFGLIRGQAKSKEAACIAAAGGHNLLLIGPPGEGKSLMASALPGILPRLSDEEKVQLTRIYSAYGALEKDGVAVTRRPMRTIHHTASRQSVVGGGSRIPRPGEITLSHLGVLFLDEIAEFSTSTLEALRQPMESGEIQISRVGATLSYPARFTLVAAMNPCPCGYYGTDLCRCKNVDVRKYQRKLSGPILDRIDLQVELSRLSTDERFAETKEESPRLRALVERARERQRKRFAGLPIPHNAAMPGGRVLEYCNFGEDARASLRSIVDRNVLSTRSMDRLCKVARTVADLKDCEQVEPAHLEKAAEFVVGGMLREAL